A stretch of the Enoplosus armatus isolate fEnoArm2 chromosome 13, fEnoArm2.hap1, whole genome shotgun sequence genome encodes the following:
- the LOC139295075 gene encoding A disintegrin and metalloproteinase with thrombospondin motifs 15-like has translation MFIRTTFLLYFVVSLSKLVRCMESELCFPIRLDNHNHDRRDFDNDVDILKGKCVLKIRAFQHEFVIDLHQDSNFIAPSISNQDAFWLSNTDVTIDLSRCFYSGYVNGDRYSYAAFSLCKGLQGAFGFQGWEYFISPVENDTRSAESAHIIRRRTSNNLKPNSTSRCAVDSDISLQLAQSLEKYKQLQHYSNVTETMLKRMGRTKRFASIPRYVETLVVADESMAQFHGDDLKHYLLTLMSVAARLYKHPSILNSISIVVVKIVIISEEDKGPKVSGNAAMTLRNFCTWQKKMNKNNDKHPEYWDTAILFTRQDLCGASTCDTLGMADVGTMCDPKRSCSVIEDDGLPSAFTTAHELGHVFNMPHDNVKACEDVFGKLQDNHMMSPTLIQINRTNPWSPCSAAIITEFLDSGHGECLLDHPQKPLGLPDVMPGASYTLDRQCELAFGEGSKPCPFMQPPCSRLWCTGKSNGHLVCMTRHFPWADGTHCGDEQVCDRGICSDKQIQNVKVDGRWGKWGLFGSCSRTCGGGVQLSKRECNNPIPSNGGKYCQGVRVKYRSCNLNRCPDIGKTYREEQCETSGHNFNSNRIAPSVVWVPKYSGVSSDDRCKLICRANGTGYFYVLAPKVVDGTPCSPDSTGVCVQGKCIKAGCDGKIGSTKKFDKCGICGGDNKGCKKVSGLFTKPVHGYNFVVMLPVGAANIDVRQRGYKGMMSDDNYLAVKNTEGHYLLNGNYVVSAGERDIIVKSSLLRYSGTSGLSETLQAVKPLGEALTVEVLCAGQMTPPRIRYSFYLARQTKEDKTLKKEGRVNSHNSVLAEDSVKEKGDTLKKSYSKEDPTLGKWISTGWDECSVTCGSGIQRRMVQCLRPDGKPGLDCDPSQRPSATRVCGDPCPEWHIGQWSPCSRTCGKGFKRRPLHCKTQTGLLLLRDHCTGLRKPQELDFCNLRPC, from the exons ATGTTTATCAGAACAACTTTTCTCCTCTACTTTGTGGTCTCACTCTCAAAACTTGTTCGTTGCATGGAAAGTGAACTTTGCTTCCCGATTAGATTGGATAACCACAACCATGACAGGAGGGATTTTGACAACGACGTGGATATCCTTAAAGGAAAGTGTGTCCTAAAAATACGAGCTTTCCAGCATGAATTCGTGATCGATTTACATCAGGACTCTAATTTCATTGCCCCTTCCATTTCTAACCAAGACGCATTCTGGCTCTCCAACACCGATGTCACCATTGACCTGAGCCGGTGTTTTTACTCCGGGTATGTGAATGGTGACCGCTATTCTTATGCTGCTTTCAGCCTCTGTAAGGGTTTACAAGGTGCATTTGGCTTCCAGGGCTGGGAATATTTTATCAGCCCGGTGGAAAATGACACCAGAAGCGCGGAAAGTGCGCACATCATCCGGCGCAGAACCAGCAACAACCTGAAGCCCAATTCAACCTCTAGGTGCGCAGTGGACAGCGACATAAGTCTCCAGCTTGCGCAATCGTTGGAGAAATACAAGCAACTACAACATTACAGCAATGTGACCGAAACGATGCTGAAGAGGATGGGGAGAACCAAAAGGTTCGCTTCAATCCCCAGGTACGTGGAGACGCTCGTGGTGGCGGACGAGTCCATGGCGCAGTTCCATGGAGATGACCTAAAACACTACCTCTTGACACTGATGTCAGTGGCAGCGAGGCTCTACAAACACCCCAGTATTCTCAACTCCATCAGCATCGTTGTTGTGAAGATCGTGATTATATCCGAGGAGGACAAAGGACCCAAGGTGTCCGGGAACGCGGCCATGACGCTGCGAAACTTTTGCACTTGgcaaaaaaagatgaacaaaaacaacGACAAGCATCCAGAGTACTGGGACACAGCAATCCTTTTCACCAGACAG GACCTGTGTGGAGCCTCTACCTGTGACACTCTTGGCATGGCAGATGTTGGCACCATGTGCGACCCCAAGAGGAGCTGCTCTGTGATCGAAGACGACGGCCTCCCTTCAGCCTTCACCACTGCTCACGAGCTTG GACACGTGTTCAACATGCCACACGACAATGTGAAGGCCTGTGAGGATGTGTTTGGGAAACTGCAGGACAACCACATGATGTCTCCCACTCTCATTCAGATCAACCGCACCAACCCCTGGTCCCCCTGCAGTGCTGCCATCATCACAGAATTCCTGGACAGCGGGCATG gGGAATGTTTACTCGACCACCCTCAGAAACCGTTGGGCCTCCCTGACGTGATGCCAGGAGCATCCTACACCCTCGACCGCCAGTGTGAGCTCGCATTTGGAGAAGGCTCCAAGCCCTGTCCCTTCATGCAACCACCATGCAGCCGTCTGTGGTGCACAGGAAAATCCAATGGCCATTTGGTATGCATGACTCGGCACTTCCCCTGGGCGGATGGCACCCACTGTGGGGACGAACAGGTCTGCGACCGAGGGATCTGCTCggacaaacaaatccaaaatgtGAAG GTGGACGGCCGCTGGGGTAAGTGGGGCCTGTTCGGTTCCTGCTCACGCACATGTGGAGGCGGCGTCCAACTGTCTAAAAGGGAGTGTAACAACCCAATTCCGTCAAACGGGGGTAAATACTGCCAAGGAGTTCGGGTCAAATACCGCTCCTGCAACCTGAACCGCTGCCCTGACATAG GTAAGACTTATCGTGAGGAGCAGTGTGAGACCAGCGGCCACAATTTCAACAGTAACCGCATCGCCCCCTCTGTGGTCTGGGTACCCAAGTACTCTGGGGTGTCTTCCGATGACAGGTGTAAACTCATCTGCAGGGCTAACGGCACAGGATACTTCTACGTCCTGGCACCCAAG GTTGTGGACGGGACTCCGTGCTCCCCAGACTCCACAGGAGTGTGTGTCCAAGGGAAGTGCATTAAGGCTGGCTGTGATGGAAAAATCGGCTCCACCAAGAAGTTTGATAAGTGTGGAATCTGCGGAGGGGATAACAAGGGCTGCAAGAAGGTGTCGGGACTCTTCACAAAGCCTGT GCATGGCTACAACTTTGTGGTCATGTTGCCAGTGGGTGCAGCCAACATAGACGTCCGTCAGCGAGGCTACAAGGGAATGATGAGTGATGACAACTACTTGGCTGTGAAGAACACTGAGGGTCATTACCTGCTCAATGGGAACTATGTGGTGTCAGCTGGGGAGAGGGACATCATTGTAAAGAGCAGCCTGCTGCGTTACAGCGGCACATCTGGCCTCTCAGAGACCCTGCAGGCCGTGAAGCCCTTGGGAGAAGCCCTGACTGTGGAGGTGCTGTGTGCCGGCCAGATGACGCCTCCTCGCATCCGCTACTCCTTTTACCTCGCCCGTCAGACCAAGGAGGACAAGACTCTGAAGAAGGAGGGGCGTGTGAACTCCCATAACAGTGTCCTAGCTGAGGACAGTGTCAAGGAGAAGGGAGACACCCTGAAGAAGTCTTATAGCAAGGAGGATCCCACTCTTGGGAAATGGATATCCACAGGTTGGGACGAGTGCTCAGTGACCTGTGGCAGCGGTATCCAGAGGAGGATGGTGCAGTGTCTGAGACCGGACGGAAAGCCAGGGTTGGATTGTGATCCTTCACAAAGACCCTCAGCCACCAGGGTTTGTGGAGACCCATGTCCTGAGTGGCATATTGGGCAGTGGTCGCCTTGCTCCAGAACCTGTGGGAAGGGCTTCAAGAGACGACCATTGCACTGCAAAACCCAAACTGGGCTTCTGCTCCTAAGGGACCACTGCACTGGCTTACGCAAGCCACAGGAGCTGGACTTCTGTAACCTAAGGCCTTGCTAG